A genomic stretch from Candidatus Aminicenantes bacterium includes:
- a CDS encoding NYN domain-containing protein: MTETTMESKDYKMAVLIDGDNAQASLLPKMLAEIAKHGSLTIRRIYGDWTTSTMHSWKDALHLHAVQPIQQFRYTVGKNATDSALIIDAMDIMHRKLVEGFCIVSSDSDYTRMATRIREEGFFVMGIGQKKTPKSFVNACDLFIYTENLSPRRENKPRPEQGRERGRGASKKEEPQPTQQPQSLYAGTDPMPLLREAYEMVVQENGWANLGPMGKALQQLDPGFDPRSFGQRQLSSLIKSLPDFEVRRSDEHSSAGVWVRLKE, translated from the coding sequence ATGACCGAAACGACAATGGAAAGCAAGGACTATAAGATGGCCGTGCTCATCGACGGCGACAACGCCCAAGCCTCGCTGCTGCCCAAGATGCTGGCCGAGATCGCCAAGCACGGCTCGCTGACCATCCGCCGCATCTACGGCGACTGGACCACCTCGACCATGCACTCCTGGAAGGACGCCCTGCACCTGCACGCCGTGCAGCCCATCCAGCAGTTCCGCTACACCGTGGGCAAGAACGCCACCGACAGCGCCCTGATCATCGACGCCATGGACATCATGCACCGGAAATTGGTCGAGGGCTTCTGCATCGTCTCCTCGGACAGCGACTACACGCGCATGGCGACGCGCATCCGCGAGGAGGGCTTCTTCGTCATGGGTATCGGCCAGAAGAAGACGCCCAAGTCGTTCGTCAACGCCTGCGACCTGTTCATCTATACCGAGAACCTCTCGCCGAGGCGCGAGAACAAGCCGCGCCCGGAGCAGGGCCGCGAGCGCGGCCGCGGCGCCAGCAAGAAGGAGGAGCCGCAGCCGACGCAGCAGCCGCAGTCGCTCTACGCCGGAACCGATCCCATGCCGCTGCTGCGCGAAGCCTACGAGATGGTGGTCCAGGAGAACGGCTGGGCCAACCTGGGGCCGATGGGAAAAGCGCTGCAGCAGCTCGACCCGGGCTTCGACCCGCGCAGCTTCGGCCAGCGCCAGCTGTCCTCGCTGATCAAGTCGCTCCCCGACTTCGAGGTCCGGCGCAGCGACGAGCATTCCTCGGCCGGCGTCTGGGTGCGGTTAAAGGAATAG
- a CDS encoding PDZ domain-containing protein, translated as MLNFYSYDLQSEKVEQLTHFKDFDVLWPSGRFGQVAFEKGGFIWLLDLESGASRKLAVDLDFDNPNTLPFFKNVSAFITRFGYTVSPSGKRAAFDGRGDIFTVPAENGRTDNLTRTQGVREFYPAWSPDGKWIACYSDASGDYELVLLDPAGKEKPQAVTSGHKVWKYPAAWSPDSRKLLFSDKNQLLQVVDVKTKKITVIDKADLYEITEYNWSPDSRWVIYTKNGANNLNTLWVYSLDSGTARPLLNARYNSFSGSFSLDGRYLYFLSQRDFNWTFSDYEFDYIYNKSTRIYAVSLAKDAPQLLPDKNDVEEAKAPEKPAADKGKEKEKKAEPAKKETKPVRIDFDGIDERVMALPFAAGDYGGVQDLGGNKLAYFTSGELHTYDLDARKDELVIKGIDGGAVSADNKKFLYKAGNDFGIIAIQADKKVGDGRLNLADMTMRIEPLKEWQQIYNEGWRIYRDWFYVKNMHGVDWEKMRQKYQALVPHLGHRADLDFIFGELVGELNVGHTYVNWGDFARVPRIDTGLLGAELQADVAAGRYRIKKIFRSENWNNATRSPLTEVGIEVHEGDYIISLNNTDLPLSENPYHLLENTADKRIELTVNAKPGREGARTYWVKPVKSELALMALDWVESRRQLVDKLSFGRIGYVYVPNTADDGHREFYKGISAQTDKEAWIIDDRYNGGGFDPTKMVDMLARHITNYWHSRGMKLQRNPVFALEGPKAMLINHYSSSGGDDFPYLFQVRKLGILIGTRTWGGLVGYSWSPALVDGPSFAVPMNGIVGRDGQWAVEGVGIYPDLEVYDRPEEIQRGNDPCIEAAVKVLLEQLQKNPPAKTPVDPAEPDRSKWFEKEITEMGPSAEKDDAAADITPFSDLTPAQAAAMIAEKNVDPLFKIIDVRTAEEFAVNRIKGALNIDVKADGFKDKVAKLDKNGTYLVYCRGGVRSVRAMNLMKELGFTRVYNLAGGLKNWQAEKLPLEGAAVQIESPKS; from the coding sequence AGAACGTCTCCGCCTTCATCACCCGCTTCGGCTACACCGTATCGCCTTCGGGAAAGCGGGCCGCCTTCGACGGCCGCGGCGACATATTCACCGTGCCCGCCGAGAACGGCCGCACCGACAACCTGACCCGCACGCAGGGTGTCCGCGAGTTCTACCCGGCCTGGTCCCCGGACGGCAAGTGGATCGCCTGCTACAGCGACGCAAGCGGCGACTACGAGCTGGTCCTGCTCGACCCGGCCGGCAAGGAGAAGCCCCAGGCGGTGACCAGCGGCCACAAGGTCTGGAAGTACCCGGCCGCCTGGTCCCCCGACTCCCGGAAGCTGCTCTTTTCCGACAAGAACCAGCTGCTGCAGGTCGTCGACGTGAAGACGAAAAAGATCACCGTCATCGACAAGGCCGACCTGTACGAGATCACCGAGTACAACTGGTCGCCCGACTCCCGCTGGGTGATCTACACCAAGAACGGCGCCAACAACCTCAACACCCTCTGGGTCTACTCCCTCGACAGCGGCACGGCCCGGCCGCTGCTGAATGCCCGCTACAACAGTTTTTCCGGCTCCTTCTCCCTCGACGGACGCTACCTCTATTTCCTCTCCCAACGCGACTTCAATTGGACCTTCTCCGATTACGAGTTCGACTACATCTACAATAAATCCACGCGCATCTACGCCGTCTCCCTGGCCAAGGACGCGCCCCAGCTGCTCCCCGACAAGAACGATGTCGAGGAGGCCAAGGCGCCGGAAAAGCCGGCCGCAGACAAGGGCAAGGAGAAAGAGAAGAAGGCCGAGCCGGCCAAGAAGGAAACCAAGCCGGTCCGCATCGATTTCGACGGCATCGACGAGCGCGTCATGGCGCTGCCCTTTGCCGCCGGCGACTACGGCGGGGTGCAGGACCTGGGCGGCAACAAGCTGGCCTACTTCACCTCGGGCGAGCTCCACACCTATGACCTGGACGCCCGCAAGGACGAGCTGGTCATCAAGGGGATCGACGGCGGCGCCGTCAGCGCCGACAATAAGAAGTTCCTCTACAAGGCCGGCAACGACTTCGGCATTATCGCCATTCAGGCCGACAAGAAGGTCGGCGACGGCAGGCTCAACCTGGCCGACATGACCATGCGCATCGAGCCGCTCAAGGAGTGGCAGCAGATCTACAACGAGGGCTGGCGCATTTACCGCGACTGGTTCTACGTCAAGAACATGCACGGCGTGGATTGGGAGAAGATGCGCCAGAAATACCAGGCATTGGTGCCCCACCTCGGCCACCGCGCCGACCTGGACTTCATCTTCGGCGAGCTCGTCGGAGAACTGAACGTCGGCCACACCTACGTCAACTGGGGCGATTTTGCCCGCGTTCCCCGGATCGACACCGGGCTGCTGGGCGCCGAGCTGCAGGCCGACGTGGCGGCCGGCCGCTACCGGATCAAGAAGATCTTTCGCAGCGAAAACTGGAACAATGCCACCCGCTCCCCATTGACCGAAGTGGGCATCGAGGTGCATGAGGGTGACTACATCATCAGCCTGAACAACACCGACCTGCCGCTCAGCGAGAATCCCTATCACCTGCTGGAAAACACCGCCGACAAGCGCATCGAGCTGACGGTCAATGCCAAACCCGGGCGCGAGGGGGCCCGCACCTACTGGGTCAAACCGGTCAAGAGCGAGCTGGCCCTGATGGCCCTGGACTGGGTGGAATCGCGGCGCCAGCTGGTGGACAAGCTCTCTTTTGGCCGCATCGGCTACGTCTATGTTCCCAACACCGCCGACGACGGCCACCGGGAATTCTACAAGGGCATCAGCGCCCAGACCGACAAGGAGGCCTGGATCATCGACGACCGCTACAACGGGGGCGGCTTTGACCCGACCAAGATGGTCGACATGCTCGCCCGCCATATCACCAACTACTGGCACTCCCGCGGGATGAAGCTGCAGCGCAACCCGGTCTTCGCCCTGGAGGGTCCCAAGGCCATGCTCATCAACCACTACTCCTCCTCGGGCGGCGACGACTTCCCCTACCTGTTCCAGGTCCGGAAACTGGGGATCCTCATCGGCACGCGCACCTGGGGCGGCCTGGTCGGCTACTCCTGGAGCCCGGCGCTGGTGGACGGCCCGTCGTTTGCCGTGCCGATGAACGGCATCGTCGGAAGAGACGGCCAGTGGGCGGTGGAAGGGGTGGGCATCTATCCCGACCTGGAGGTCTACGACCGGCCGGAGGAGATCCAAAGGGGCAACGACCCGTGCATCGAAGCGGCGGTGAAGGTCCTGCTCGAACAGCTGCAAAAGAATCCGCCGGCCAAAACCCCCGTTGACCCGGCCGAGCCCGACCGCTCGAAGTGGTTCGAGAAGGAAATCACGGAGATGGGACCGTCGGCGGAGAAGGACGATGCGGCGGCCGACATCACCCCGTTCAGCGATCTAACGCCGGCGCAGGCCGCAGCCATGATCGCGGAGAAGAACGTTGATCCCCTGTTCAAAATCATCGACGTGCGCACCGCAGAGGAGTTCGCCGTTAACCGCATCAAGGGGGCGCTGAACATCGACGTCAAGGCGGACGGCTTCAAGGACAAGGTCGCCAAGCTGGATAAAAACGGCACCTACCTGGTCTACTGCCGCGGCGGCGTGCGCAGCGTCCGGGCCATGAACCTGATGAAGGAGCTGGGCTTCACGCGGGTCTATAACCTGGCGGGCGGGCTCAAAAACTGGCAGGCGGAAAAACTCCCCCTGGAGGGCGCCGCGGTTCAGATCGAATCTCCCAAAAGCTGA